From a single Rhodococcus qingshengii JCM 15477 genomic region:
- a CDS encoding histidinol-phosphate transaminase, which produces MSAPGALRPRPRPEIEALPRYSKAAGLEQVRWRASSNESTVAPSAAILEAVNLAASHSHLYPSLFGDTLIARLSDRLGVGDDQVLVGAGSLALLQQVLTAYTGPGTEVVYPWRSYEAYPILIGIAGASGVPVALDSEHRHDLSAMSAAVTPRTRAVLVCNPNNPTGSEFSTAEFVSFARSIPGDVLILLDEAYREFATSDVDGVDLFRAFPNIVVFRTFSKAYGLAGLRAGYAVTNSAIAADLRSAAPPFGLSAVAEAAACAALTDPAHTDSIVETVTAGRSHLCEQLALRGVETVPSGANFVWIPLGKRASALEAACVAQGVSVRMFPGEGVRVTVGERAAEDAVIAAVDALAHNL; this is translated from the coding sequence ATGAGCGCGCCCGGTGCGCTGAGGCCTCGCCCCCGACCCGAAATCGAAGCGCTCCCTCGATACTCCAAAGCCGCCGGCCTCGAGCAGGTTCGGTGGCGGGCGTCGAGCAACGAGTCGACGGTTGCACCCTCGGCGGCCATTCTCGAGGCCGTCAATCTCGCGGCCTCACACTCACACTTGTATCCGTCGCTGTTCGGCGACACACTGATAGCCCGGTTGAGCGACCGTCTGGGCGTGGGCGACGACCAGGTACTGGTCGGCGCCGGGTCGTTGGCACTGCTCCAGCAGGTATTGACCGCATACACGGGCCCTGGCACCGAAGTCGTCTACCCGTGGCGCAGCTACGAGGCGTACCCGATACTGATCGGAATCGCCGGGGCGAGCGGTGTACCCGTCGCACTCGATTCCGAACATCGGCACGATCTGAGTGCAATGTCGGCAGCCGTGACTCCGCGGACCCGCGCAGTACTCGTCTGCAACCCCAACAATCCGACCGGAAGCGAGTTCTCGACCGCCGAGTTCGTCTCGTTCGCCCGCTCGATCCCGGGTGACGTCCTCATCCTTCTGGACGAGGCTTACCGGGAGTTCGCGACCAGCGATGTCGACGGCGTCGACCTGTTTCGAGCCTTTCCCAACATCGTCGTCTTCCGAACCTTCTCCAAGGCTTACGGATTGGCCGGACTTCGTGCCGGCTATGCCGTCACCAACTCGGCGATCGCAGCGGATCTTCGCAGCGCTGCACCGCCCTTCGGGCTCAGCGCCGTTGCCGAGGCCGCAGCCTGCGCGGCCCTGACCGATCCGGCACACACCGATTCGATAGTCGAAACGGTGACCGCGGGTCGCTCTCACCTATGTGAGCAATTGGCTCTGCGCGGCGTCGAGACGGTCCCGAGCGGTGCCAACTTCGTGTGGATCCCTCTCGGCAAGAGAGCTTCTGCACTCGAAGCGGCCTGCGTCGCGCAGGGTGTCTCGGTCCGGATGTTCCCCGGCGAGGGTGTGCGGGTGACCGTAGGTGAGCGGGCAGCAGAAGACGCCGTGATCGCCGCTGTGGATGCACTCGCACACAACCTTTGA